A single Streptomyces sp. 2114.4 DNA region contains:
- a CDS encoding sensor histidine kinase gives MESEPWADGPIRIGQEPRNRRQAVAKTMWVGVWLLYLAGPVGGLLQAGVPTAERIWGGLGLTLFVVSYVLLVFRHMWRKTTGLLQYGAPALMLALSTALSWTLGFSWLVLFIFTSVACAVVLPWRESRWAIPLVTVVLLAVGVRYPEIRGYYLFAYGLPALGVGFMMVGVQHLIHTTAELRAARQEVARLAANDERLRLARDLHDLLGHSLSLITLKSELAGRMLPGRPSDAARQIADIEQVSRQALVDVREAVTGYRRPRLAVELAGARTALRTAGVQVTADPALEGEYRGLATDAESALAWALREAVTNVVRHSGAHRCELLLAEEWEADERCCLCLTVIDDGAGPPRTQHDGNGLSGLRERLAMAEGRLETGPAPRGRGFALRAYVPLAPAPRSAAAPAPEISPEPATGPA, from the coding sequence ATGGAGAGCGAGCCCTGGGCCGACGGTCCCATAAGGATCGGGCAGGAGCCCCGCAACCGCCGCCAGGCGGTCGCCAAGACGATGTGGGTCGGCGTCTGGCTGCTGTATCTGGCCGGGCCGGTGGGCGGGCTGCTGCAGGCCGGTGTCCCCACCGCCGAGCGGATCTGGGGCGGCCTGGGGCTCACCCTCTTCGTGGTCTCCTACGTGCTGCTGGTCTTCCGGCACATGTGGCGGAAGACGACCGGCCTGCTGCAGTACGGCGCGCCGGCCCTGATGCTGGCGCTGTCCACCGCGCTCTCGTGGACGCTGGGCTTCTCCTGGCTGGTGCTGTTCATCTTCACCAGCGTGGCCTGCGCCGTGGTGCTGCCCTGGCGGGAGTCCCGCTGGGCCATTCCCCTGGTGACCGTGGTGCTGCTCGCCGTCGGGGTGCGCTATCCGGAGATCCGCGGCTACTACCTCTTCGCCTATGGCCTGCCCGCGCTGGGCGTCGGCTTCATGATGGTCGGGGTGCAGCATCTGATCCATACGACCGCGGAGCTGCGCGCCGCCCGCCAGGAGGTCGCCCGCCTCGCCGCCAACGACGAGCGGCTGCGCCTCGCCCGCGATCTGCACGACCTCCTCGGCCACTCCCTCTCGCTGATCACGCTCAAGAGCGAGCTGGCCGGCCGGATGCTGCCCGGCCGGCCGTCCGACGCCGCCCGGCAGATCGCCGACATCGAGCAGGTCAGCAGGCAGGCGCTGGTCGATGTGCGGGAGGCGGTCACCGGCTATCGCCGACCGCGGCTCGCCGTCGAACTCGCCGGGGCGCGGACCGCGCTGCGCACGGCAGGGGTGCAGGTCACCGCCGACCCCGCGCTGGAGGGCGAATACCGCGGGCTCGCCACCGACGCGGAGAGCGCGCTGGCCTGGGCGCTGAGGGAGGCCGTGACCAACGTCGTACGGCACAGCGGCGCCCACCGCTGCGAGCTGCTGCTCGCCGAGGAGTGGGAGGCCGACGAGCGCTGCTGCCTGTGCCTGACGGTGATCGACGACGGCGCCGGCCCGCCGCGCACTCAGCACGACGGCAACGGCCTGAGCGGCCTGCGCGAACGCCTCGCCATGGCCGAAGGCCGCCTGGAAACCGGCCCCGCCCCGCGCGGCCGCGGCTTCGCCCTCCGGGCCTACGTACCCCTGGCCCCGGCCCCGAGGAGTGCCGCGGCCCCCGCCCCGGAGATATCCCCCGAGCCCGCCACCGGCCCGGCGTAG
- a CDS encoding response regulator transcription factor: MIRLLLAEDQSMVREALAALLSLEDDLEVVAQAARGDEVLAAARAHAVDVALLDIEMPGISGLDAAAALRDELPGVKVVILTTFGRPGYLRRAMECGADAFLVKDAPAARLAEAVRRVLRGERVIDPVLAAAALADGASPLTEREREVLRTAADGSTNAEIADALHLSQGTVRNYLSTAIQKTGARNRAEAVVTARDKGWL; encoded by the coding sequence ATGATCAGACTGCTGTTGGCGGAGGACCAGTCGATGGTCCGGGAGGCGCTGGCCGCGCTGCTGTCGCTGGAGGACGATCTGGAGGTCGTGGCGCAGGCGGCGCGCGGGGACGAGGTGCTTGCGGCGGCGCGCGCCCACGCCGTCGACGTCGCGCTCCTGGACATCGAGATGCCCGGCATCAGCGGACTGGACGCCGCGGCCGCGCTGCGTGATGAGCTGCCCGGCGTGAAGGTCGTCATCCTCACCACCTTCGGCCGCCCCGGATATCTGCGCCGTGCGATGGAGTGCGGCGCCGATGCCTTTCTGGTCAAGGACGCCCCGGCGGCCCGGCTCGCGGAGGCGGTACGGCGCGTACTGCGCGGCGAGCGCGTCATCGACCCGGTGCTGGCCGCGGCCGCGCTCGCCGACGGCGCCAGCCCGCTGACCGAGCGCGAGCGGGAGGTGCTGCGGACCGCCGCCGACGGCTCCACCAACGCCGAGATCGCCGACGCCCTGCACCTGTCCCAGGGAACGGTCCGCAACTACCTCTCCACGGCCATCCAGAAGACCGGCGCCCGCAACCGCGCGGAGGCGGTCGTGACGGCCCGCGACAAGGGCTGGCTGTAG
- a CDS encoding PP2C family protein-serine/threonine phosphatase: MPAYRAVERGRGTVVLLIAVILGVTVLDSVSQPELHESSFLGIAPLYAALRCSLRQTLLVAAVYVACLIYVDLFMVVDWGPVNRIVGIFGACLVAAFSLVLCRTRVQREALHARTRLVADTVQRAMLRELPLTAGPVEAYGFYVSAQEGARVGGDIYEAIETPHGLRLMIGDVQGKGMPAIGAGLEVLASFREAAQHVDSLEEVAERMEQALARHNTRSVEQGADERFVTALLMEFRAGSGPLQGRVLSCGHIPYYVLRHGEVQERRDGEGGLPLGLGALGGEPRRSVRVHPEPDDWVVLCTDGVTEARGEDGEFYPLAERLAGWIDLTPAELAQTLRADLESFTDGELKDDATALVVRRSPAATQLSMARAAAA, from the coding sequence ATGCCTGCCTACCGAGCCGTGGAGCGCGGTCGTGGCACCGTGGTGCTGCTGATCGCCGTGATCCTCGGTGTCACGGTCCTGGACTCGGTCTCCCAACCGGAGCTGCACGAGTCGTCCTTCCTGGGCATCGCACCGCTGTATGCCGCGCTGCGCTGCTCGCTCCGGCAGACGCTCCTGGTGGCGGCCGTCTACGTGGCGTGTCTGATCTACGTCGACCTCTTCATGGTGGTCGATTGGGGCCCCGTCAACCGGATCGTCGGCATCTTCGGTGCGTGCCTGGTGGCGGCCTTCTCCTTGGTGCTGTGCCGGACCCGCGTACAGCGCGAGGCGCTGCACGCACGCACCAGGCTGGTGGCGGACACCGTCCAGCGGGCGATGCTGCGCGAACTGCCGCTCACCGCCGGACCGGTCGAGGCGTACGGCTTCTACGTCTCCGCCCAGGAGGGGGCCAGGGTCGGCGGCGACATCTACGAGGCCATCGAGACCCCGCACGGGCTGCGGCTGATGATCGGCGATGTGCAGGGCAAGGGCATGCCGGCGATCGGGGCGGGCCTGGAGGTGCTGGCCTCGTTCCGGGAGGCCGCCCAGCATGTGGACTCGCTGGAGGAGGTGGCCGAGCGCATGGAGCAGGCGCTGGCCCGCCACAACACCCGCTCGGTCGAGCAGGGCGCCGACGAGCGCTTCGTCACGGCGCTGCTGATGGAGTTCCGCGCCGGATCCGGCCCACTGCAGGGCCGGGTACTCTCCTGCGGCCACATCCCGTACTACGTGCTGCGCCACGGCGAGGTCCAGGAGCGCCGGGACGGTGAGGGCGGGCTGCCGCTGGGCCTGGGCGCGCTCGGTGGCGAGCCGCGCCGCAGCGTACGTGTCCACCCGGAACCCGACGACTGGGTGGTGCTGTGCACGGACGGGGTGACCGAGGCGCGCGGCGAGGACGGCGAGTTCTACCCCCTGGCCGAGCGGCTGGCCGGCTGGATTGATCTCACCCCCGCCGAGCTGGCCCAAACCCTCCGCGCCGACCTGGAGAGCTTCACCGACGGCGAGCTCAAGGACGACGCGACCGCGCTGGTGGTCCGCCGCAGCCCCGCCGCCACTCAGTTGAGCATGGCGCGCGCCGCGGCAGCTTGA
- a CDS encoding transglutaminase-like domain-containing protein, whose amino-acid sequence MPHAPGAGPGPEPEPEPDGGRAARRRQFADAARAERPDLAVLCLLIGAEADPALDEAGYDAAQIELDRLAGLLPYSPAGGPGAWARNLAELLGTRCGFGGSPADYRRLESSLLHEVLRRRRGLPILLSVVWMEVARRAGAPVYGVALPGHFVVGFGDPAGAHVLADPFAGGRLLTEEDAGLLVAGATGEPLSARMMTPAGPLDIVLRVLNNIRAWAQARPEHSAVQLWALELSLLLPSHPARLRLERAHLLVQRGEFFAGAAELEEYARVVEAVDPAGAKAIRRQAAAARAMLN is encoded by the coding sequence ATGCCCCACGCACCCGGAGCCGGCCCCGGGCCGGAACCCGAGCCGGAGCCGGACGGCGGCCGCGCCGCACGGCGGCGGCAGTTCGCCGACGCCGCGCGGGCCGAGCGGCCCGATCTGGCGGTGCTGTGCCTGCTGATCGGCGCCGAGGCCGACCCCGCGCTGGACGAGGCGGGTTATGACGCGGCCCAGATCGAGCTGGACCGGCTGGCCGGGCTCCTGCCGTACTCCCCGGCCGGCGGCCCGGGTGCCTGGGCCCGCAACCTCGCCGAGCTGCTGGGCACCCGCTGCGGCTTCGGCGGCTCCCCCGCCGACTACCGGCGGCTGGAGTCCTCGCTGCTGCACGAGGTGCTGCGGCGGCGCCGGGGCCTGCCGATCCTGCTGTCGGTGGTGTGGATGGAGGTGGCGCGGCGGGCCGGCGCACCTGTCTACGGGGTGGCCCTGCCGGGGCACTTCGTCGTCGGCTTCGGTGATCCGGCCGGTGCGCACGTCCTGGCCGATCCGTTCGCGGGCGGGCGGCTGCTCACCGAGGAGGACGCGGGGCTGCTGGTCGCCGGCGCGACCGGTGAGCCGCTGAGCGCGCGAATGATGACGCCCGCCGGTCCGCTGGACATCGTGCTGCGGGTGCTCAACAACATCCGGGCCTGGGCGCAGGCGCGCCCGGAGCACAGCGCGGTGCAGCTCTGGGCGCTGGAGCTGTCGCTGCTGCTGCCGAGCCATCCGGCGCGGCTGCGCCTGGAGCGCGCCCACCTGCTCGTCCAGCGCGGGGAGTTTTTTGCCGGAGCGGCCGAGCTGGAGGAGTACGCCCGGGTGGTGGAGGCCGTCGACCCGGCCGGCGCGAAGGCGATACGGCGTCAAGCTGCCGCGGCGCGCGCCATGCTCAACTGA
- a CDS encoding GNAT family N-acetyltransferase, with product MEFLAGGHAEVRITRADVGKRVSVRRLTGGGAGEPAFTDAVGVLTSWDEGVLSITRRNGECVRIEESSLVAAKVVPARRPAAGPQGSSDPSSTAPARRRGPSATALELQRIAARGWPAAETEPLGEWTLRASGGFTRRANSVLPLGDPGVPLDTALERIGQWYDARGLPAVITVATGRAGTDEELAAALAERGWAAERHTRVRIAALAPLADLDTGATDTPRGSAGAAPARVVLSREPDADWLALYNRTGEGGPTGEAARDALKVLTGGPSVWFATVHDADGRAAAIGRLVVDGRWAGFAAVEVAPAARRRGLATRVMAALAERALTEGASAAYLQVEADNTDALAFYDRLGFTDHHGYHYRRALPGGGRH from the coding sequence ATGGAATTCCTGGCCGGCGGCCACGCGGAAGTCCGCATCACCCGTGCTGACGTGGGCAAAAGGGTATCCGTCCGGCGCTTGACCGGGGGCGGAGCGGGGGAGCCGGCGTTCACGGACGCGGTCGGGGTTCTCACATCCTGGGATGAAGGTGTGCTGAGCATCACACGACGCAACGGTGAATGCGTCAGGATCGAGGAGTCCTCGCTGGTGGCGGCCAAGGTCGTGCCCGCCCGCCGGCCGGCCGCCGGCCCGCAAGGATCTTCGGATCCCTCCTCGACGGCACCGGCCCGCCGCCGGGGCCCGTCGGCCACCGCGCTGGAGCTCCAGCGGATCGCCGCCCGCGGCTGGCCCGCCGCGGAGACGGAACCGCTCGGGGAGTGGACGCTGCGGGCCTCCGGGGGTTTCACCCGCCGCGCCAACTCCGTCCTGCCGCTCGGTGACCCGGGCGTCCCCCTGGACACGGCGCTGGAGCGGATCGGCCAGTGGTATGACGCGCGCGGGCTGCCGGCGGTGATCACGGTCGCCACCGGGCGGGCCGGCACCGACGAGGAGCTGGCCGCGGCGCTGGCGGAGCGCGGCTGGGCCGCTGAGCGGCACACCCGGGTCCGGATCGCGGCGCTGGCACCGCTCGCCGACCTCGACACGGGCGCCACGGACACTCCCCGTGGCTCTGCGGGGGCCGCCCCCGCCCGCGTCGTCCTGTCCCGGGAACCGGACGCGGACTGGCTGGCGCTGTACAACCGGACCGGTGAGGGCGGCCCGACCGGCGAGGCCGCGCGGGACGCCCTGAAGGTGCTGACCGGCGGGCCCTCGGTGTGGTTCGCGACGGTGCACGACGCGGACGGCCGGGCGGCGGCGATCGGGCGCCTGGTCGTCGACGGGCGCTGGGCGGGGTTCGCGGCGGTCGAGGTGGCACCGGCCGCCCGGCGCCGGGGGCTGGCCACCCGGGTGATGGCGGCGCTCGCCGAGCGGGCCCTCACGGAGGGCGCCTCGGCCGCGTATCTGCAGGTCGAGGCGGACAACACGGACGCGCTCGCGTTCTACGACCGGCTCGGCTTCACCGACCACCACGGCTACCACTACCGGCGGGCCCTGCCGGGCGGCGGCCGGCACTGA
- the fdxA gene encoding ferredoxin: protein MTYVIAQPCVDVKDKACIEECPVDCIYEGKRSLYIHPDECVDCGACEPVCPVEAIFYEDDTPEEWKDYYKANVEFFDELGSPGGASKLGLIERDHSFIAALPPQNQ, encoded by the coding sequence GTGACCTACGTCATCGCGCAGCCTTGTGTCGACGTCAAGGACAAGGCGTGCATCGAGGAGTGCCCGGTCGACTGCATCTACGAGGGCAAGCGGTCCTTGTACATCCACCCGGACGAATGCGTCGACTGTGGTGCCTGTGAGCCGGTCTGCCCGGTCGAGGCGATCTTCTACGAGGACGACACCCCGGAGGAGTGGAAGGACTACTACAAGGCGAATGTGGAGTTCTTCGACGAGCTCGGCTCGCCGGGTGGCGCCAGCAAGCTCGGCCTGATCGAGCGCGACCACTCCTTCATCGCGGCCCTTCCGCCGCAGAACCAGTAA
- the dapC gene encoding succinyldiaminopimelate transaminase produces the protein MGAAPSPQPVSPRASLRDRLPDFPWDRLEPYKATAAAHAEGIVDLSVGTPVDPVPALVQQALTAAADSPGYPTVWGTAALRDALTGWAADRLGARGLEHTNVLPVVGSKELVAWLPTQLGLGPGDKVAYPRLAYPTYEVGARLAGAEPVVYDEPWELDPSGLKLLWLNSPSNPTGRVLGADELRRAVAWAREHGVLVVSDECYLELGWEADPVSVLHPDVCGGSHDGLVAVHSLSKRSNLAGYRSAFLIGDAAVLGDLLQIRKHGGMMIAAPVQAATVAALGDTAHVAEQRERYARRRTALRGAFEAAGFRIEHSEASLYLWATRDESCWDTVGDLAKRGILVAPGDFYGVAGERFVRIAFTATDERVAAAVRRLAG, from the coding sequence GTGGGCGCAGCACCGTCCCCCCAGCCCGTCTCCCCCCGGGCGTCGCTCCGCGACCGTCTTCCGGACTTCCCCTGGGACCGGCTGGAGCCCTACAAGGCCACCGCCGCCGCCCACGCCGAGGGCATCGTCGACCTGTCCGTCGGCACCCCGGTCGACCCGGTCCCCGCGCTGGTCCAGCAGGCACTGACCGCGGCGGCCGACAGCCCCGGCTATCCGACGGTGTGGGGGACGGCCGCGCTGCGTGACGCGCTCACCGGCTGGGCGGCCGACCGCCTCGGCGCCCGGGGGCTGGAGCACACCAACGTGCTGCCGGTCGTCGGCTCCAAGGAACTGGTGGCCTGGCTGCCGACCCAGCTGGGCCTGGGCCCCGGCGACAAGGTCGCCTACCCGCGCCTGGCCTACCCGACGTACGAGGTCGGCGCCCGTCTGGCCGGCGCCGAGCCGGTCGTCTACGACGAGCCCTGGGAGCTGGACCCCAGCGGTCTGAAGCTGCTCTGGCTGAACTCGCCGTCCAACCCGACCGGCCGGGTGCTCGGCGCCGACGAGCTGCGCCGCGCCGTCGCCTGGGCGCGCGAGCACGGGGTGCTGGTCGTCAGCGACGAGTGCTACCTGGAGCTGGGCTGGGAGGCCGACCCGGTCTCCGTGCTGCACCCGGACGTCTGCGGCGGCTCCCACGACGGCCTCGTCGCCGTCCACTCCCTCTCCAAGCGCTCCAACCTCGCCGGCTACCGCTCCGCCTTCCTCATCGGCGATGCCGCGGTCCTCGGCGACCTGCTGCAGATCCGCAAGCACGGCGGCATGATGATCGCGGCGCCGGTGCAGGCCGCCACCGTCGCGGCGCTGGGCGACACCGCCCATGTCGCCGAGCAGCGCGAGCGCTACGCCCGCCGCCGTACCGCACTGCGCGGCGCCTTCGAGGCCGCGGGCTTCCGCATCGAGCACAGCGAGGCCTCGCTCTACCTCTGGGCGACCCGCGACGAGTCCTGCTGGGACACCGTCGGCGACCTCGCCAAGCGCGGCATCCTCGTCGCCCCCGGCGACTTCTACGGAGTGGCGGGGGAGCGGTTCGTACGGATCGCCTTCACCGCCACCGACGAGCGGGTGGCCGCCGCGGTGCGCCGGCTGGCCGGTTGA
- a CDS encoding ATP-binding protein, producing the protein MSHPVTRRIARAALLVAAGAAPVVAAAGSASAADLPAKTLGGLTAPLDSQNTSRTLDHTARHGVGLVNEAGNKAATKLAPALVETAGPVVKKAMPVTQGAADKAEGMVRPIAKHGVSTNTLPLEVAKGLLGSSKGLLAPAQGLLGGLPLGGR; encoded by the coding sequence ATGTCCCATCCCGTTACGCGTCGGATCGCCCGAGCCGCCCTGCTCGTTGCAGCGGGTGCCGCTCCCGTGGTCGCTGCGGCCGGCTCCGCGAGCGCCGCGGATCTGCCCGCCAAGACACTCGGCGGGCTGACGGCGCCCCTGGACTCCCAGAACACCAGCCGGACCCTGGACCACACCGCGCGCCACGGCGTCGGCCTGGTGAACGAGGCCGGTAACAAGGCGGCGACGAAGCTCGCCCCGGCGCTCGTGGAGACCGCCGGCCCGGTCGTGAAGAAGGCCATGCCGGTCACCCAGGGTGCCGCCGACAAGGCGGAGGGCATGGTCCGCCCGATCGCCAAGCACGGCGTCTCGACCAACACGCTGCCGCTCGAGGTGGCCAAGGGCCTGCTCGGGTCGTCCAAGGGCCTGCTCGCCCCGGCTCAGGGCCTGCTCGGCGGCCTTCCGCTCGGCGGCCGCTGA
- a CDS encoding heavy metal transporter, which translates to MSAQPSAPVRRTRPWRIALAVAVLIGLACYLAVQYITGGPGAPRCTVRGAGDAEPYELSPEQAANAATIAAVASSRGLPERAVTIALATAMQESGLRNIEFGDRDSVGLFQQRPSQDWGTVQKIMDPVYSAGEFYRHLENVPGYSRLPLTVAAQKVQHSGYPQAYAKHEANAAQLTGALTGRDEGAMTCTESRPVDSTAGGAAKVREKLLREFGPRVLPRAGAGGSTAGDGRGVTIPVRAAGAMAVGDTPRRGWELATWAMAHSAELHIEQISYAGRTWTAADSGKGWQQKPAVSAAAARDVRIITGQ; encoded by the coding sequence GTGTCCGCGCAGCCCTCAGCCCCCGTCCGCCGCACCCGCCCGTGGCGTATCGCCTTGGCCGTCGCCGTGCTGATCGGACTGGCCTGCTATCTCGCGGTGCAGTACATCACCGGCGGCCCGGGGGCACCGCGCTGCACGGTGCGCGGCGCGGGCGACGCCGAGCCCTACGAGCTCTCCCCCGAGCAGGCCGCGAACGCCGCGACGATCGCGGCCGTGGCGTCCTCGCGCGGGCTGCCGGAGCGGGCGGTGACCATCGCGCTGGCGACCGCGATGCAGGAGTCGGGGCTGCGCAATATCGAATTCGGCGACCGGGATTCGGTCGGTCTCTTCCAGCAGCGGCCGTCGCAGGACTGGGGCACCGTGCAGAAGATCATGGATCCGGTCTACTCGGCCGGGGAGTTCTACCGGCATCTGGAGAATGTGCCCGGCTACTCCCGGCTGCCGCTGACCGTCGCCGCACAGAAGGTGCAGCACAGCGGCTATCCGCAGGCCTACGCCAAACACGAGGCGAACGCCGCGCAGCTGACCGGGGCACTCACCGGCCGCGACGAGGGTGCGATGACCTGCACCGAGAGCCGCCCGGTGGACAGCACAGCGGGCGGCGCGGCGAAGGTGCGGGAGAAGCTGCTGCGGGAGTTCGGCCCCCGGGTGCTGCCGCGGGCGGGCGCCGGCGGCAGCACCGCGGGCGACGGGCGCGGGGTGACGATACCGGTGCGGGCGGCCGGTGCGATGGCCGTGGGCGATACCCCGCGGCGCGGCTGGGAGCTGGCGACGTGGGCGATGGCGCACTCCGCCGAGCTGCACATCGAACAGATCTCTTACGCCGGCCGGACGTGGACCGCGGCCGATTCAGGGAAGGGCTGGCAGCAGAAGCCGGCCGTTTCCGCGGCGGCCGCGCGCGACGTTCGTATCATCACCGGGCAATAG
- the dapE gene encoding succinyl-diaminopimelate desuccinylase, with product MERRTDHPALDLSLDAAALTAQLVDFPSESGKEKDLADAVEHALRDLGHLTVDRHGNNVVARTQLGRDERVVLAGHLDTVPIADNVPSRLDENGVLWGCGTCDMKSGVAVQLRMAATVPAPNRDLTFVFYDQEEVAAHLNGLGHVADAHPDWLAGDFAVLLEPSDGQVEGGCQGTLRVLLRTTGERAHSARSWMGDNAIHAAAPILAKLAAYEPRRPVIDGLEYREGLNAVRVEGGVANNVIPDACTVTVNFRYAPDRTPEEALAHVREVFADCPVDEFVVDDHSPGALPGLSHPAARAFMESVGGSAMPKFGWTDVSRFSALGVPAVNYGPGYSLLAHKKDERVEIDRILHCEERLRDWLTA from the coding sequence ATGGAGCGCCGCACAGACCACCCCGCCCTCGACCTGTCGCTCGACGCCGCCGCGCTCACCGCGCAGCTCGTCGACTTCCCTTCCGAGAGCGGCAAGGAGAAGGACCTCGCCGACGCCGTCGAGCACGCCCTGCGCGACCTCGGGCACCTGACCGTCGACCGCCACGGCAACAACGTGGTGGCCCGCACCCAGCTGGGCCGCGACGAGCGGGTGGTGCTCGCCGGGCACCTCGACACCGTGCCGATCGCCGACAACGTCCCCTCCCGGTTGGACGAGAACGGCGTCCTGTGGGGCTGCGGCACCTGCGACATGAAGTCCGGCGTCGCCGTCCAGCTGCGGATGGCCGCCACGGTCCCGGCGCCCAACCGCGACCTGACCTTCGTCTTCTACGACCAGGAAGAGGTCGCCGCGCACCTCAACGGGCTCGGCCATGTCGCCGACGCCCACCCCGACTGGCTCGCCGGTGACTTCGCCGTCCTCCTGGAGCCCTCCGACGGCCAGGTGGAGGGCGGCTGCCAGGGCACCCTGCGGGTCCTGCTGCGCACCACCGGTGAGCGCGCGCACTCCGCACGCAGCTGGATGGGCGACAACGCGATCCACGCCGCCGCCCCGATCCTGGCGAAGCTCGCCGCCTACGAGCCGCGCCGCCCGGTCATCGACGGCCTCGAATACCGCGAAGGCCTCAACGCCGTACGCGTCGAGGGCGGCGTCGCCAACAACGTCATTCCCGACGCCTGCACGGTCACCGTGAACTTCCGCTACGCGCCGGACCGCACCCCCGAGGAGGCGCTGGCCCATGTGCGCGAGGTCTTCGCCGACTGCCCGGTGGACGAGTTCGTCGTCGACGACCACTCCCCGGGCGCGCTGCCCGGACTGTCCCACCCGGCGGCCAGGGCCTTCATGGAGTCCGTCGGCGGCAGTGCGATGCCCAAGTTCGGCTGGACCGATGTCTCGCGCTTCAGCGCTCTGGGCGTCCCGGCCGTCAACTACGGCCCCGGCTACTCGCTGCTGGCGCACAAGAAGGACGAACGGGTCGAAATCGACCGCATCCTCCACTGCGAGGAGCGGCTGCGCGACTGGCTGACCGCCTGA
- a CDS encoding TIGR00730 family Rossman fold protein gives MASPEGAPVPEEQRLGPVLRRQDQVRAGTTDQRLLDSEGPSEWVHTDPWRVMRIQSEFVEGFGALAELGPAVSVFGSARTPRDSKEYDAGVRIGRALVDAGFAVITGGGPGAMEAVNKGANEAGGTSVGLGIELPFEQGMNEYVNLGVDFRYFFVRKTCFVKYARGFVVLPGGLGTLDELFEALTLVQTRKVTRFPIVLFGTSYWSGLVDWLRDTLIAEGKASMHDLELFHLSDDVDEAIALVTKEVGI, from the coding sequence ATGGCCAGTCCCGAGGGAGCACCGGTCCCCGAGGAGCAGCGGCTGGGTCCCGTACTGCGCCGCCAGGACCAGGTGCGGGCCGGCACCACGGACCAGCGTCTGCTGGACTCCGAAGGCCCCTCCGAGTGGGTGCACACCGACCCCTGGCGCGTGATGCGCATTCAGTCGGAGTTCGTCGAGGGCTTCGGCGCGCTGGCCGAGCTGGGCCCGGCCGTCAGCGTCTTCGGCTCCGCCCGTACGCCGCGTGACTCCAAGGAGTACGACGCAGGCGTGCGGATCGGCCGGGCCCTGGTCGACGCCGGTTTCGCGGTGATCACCGGTGGTGGCCCCGGCGCCATGGAGGCCGTCAACAAGGGCGCCAACGAGGCCGGTGGCACCTCCGTCGGACTGGGCATCGAGCTGCCCTTCGAGCAGGGCATGAACGAGTATGTGAACCTCGGCGTCGACTTCCGCTACTTCTTCGTCCGCAAGACGTGTTTTGTGAAGTATGCCCGCGGGTTCGTGGTGCTCCCCGGCGGGCTCGGCACCCTCGACGAGCTCTTCGAAGCACTCACCCTCGTCCAGACCCGTAAGGTCACCCGCTTCCCGATCGTGCTGTTCGGCACGTCCTACTGGAGCGGACTGGTCGACTGGCTGCGCGACACCCTCATCGCCGAGGGCAAGGCCTCGATGCACGACCTGGAGCTCTTCCACCTCAGCGACGACGTGGACGAGGCGATCGCGCTGGTGACCAAGGAGGTCGGGATCTGA
- the folP gene encoding dihydropteroate synthase, translated as MLRLGNREFGAHEPVIMAIVNRTPDSFYDQGATFRDEPALARVEQAVADGAAIIDIGGVKAGPGEEVSAEEEARRTVGFVAEVRKRFPDVVISVDTWRHEVGEAVCEAGADLLNDAWGGVDPRLAEVAARYDVGLVCTHAGGAEPRTRPHRVTYDDVMDDILRVTLGLAERAVELGVRRDAIMIDPGHDFGKNTRHSLEATRRLDEMARAVPRELGFAGAGDTPFPVLVSLSNKDFVGETLDRPVKERVLGTLATTAVSAWLGARVYRVHEVAETRQVLDMVASIAGHRPPAVARRGLA; from the coding sequence ATGCTGCGGCTGGGGAATCGCGAGTTCGGGGCGCACGAGCCGGTGATCATGGCGATCGTCAACAGGACGCCGGACTCGTTCTACGACCAGGGCGCCACGTTCCGTGACGAACCCGCGCTGGCCCGCGTGGAACAGGCGGTGGCCGACGGTGCCGCGATCATCGACATCGGCGGCGTCAAGGCCGGCCCCGGCGAGGAGGTCAGCGCCGAGGAGGAGGCCCGCCGCACGGTCGGGTTCGTGGCCGAGGTCCGCAAGCGCTTCCCCGATGTGGTGATCAGCGTCGACACCTGGCGCCACGAGGTCGGCGAGGCGGTGTGCGAGGCCGGCGCGGATCTGCTCAACGACGCCTGGGGCGGGGTCGATCCGCGGCTCGCCGAGGTCGCGGCACGCTACGACGTGGGCCTCGTGTGCACGCACGCGGGCGGCGCCGAGCCGCGTACCCGCCCGCACCGGGTGACCTATGACGACGTGATGGACGACATCCTGCGGGTGACGCTCGGCCTCGCGGAGCGGGCCGTGGAGCTGGGTGTCCGGCGCGACGCGATCATGATCGATCCGGGGCACGACTTCGGGAAGAACACCCGGCACAGCCTGGAGGCGACCCGCCGGCTGGACGAGATGGCGCGGGCCGTTCCCCGGGAGCTCGGCTTCGCCGGGGCGGGGGATACGCCCTTCCCGGTGCTGGTCTCGCTGTCCAACAAGGACTTCGTCGGCGAGACCCTGGACCGGCCGGTCAAGGAACGGGTGCTCGGCACCCTGGCGACCACCGCCGTCTCGGCCTGGCTGGGCGCCCGGGTCTACCGGGTCCACGAGGTCGCCGAGACCCGGCAGGTGCTGGACATGGTGGCCTCGATCGCCGGCCACCGGCCCCCGGCGGTCGCCCGCCGGGGACTGGCCTGA